A section of the Ovis canadensis isolate MfBH-ARS-UI-01 breed Bighorn chromosome 1, ARS-UI_OviCan_v2, whole genome shotgun sequence genome encodes:
- the S100A10 gene encoding protein S100-A10 codes for MPSQMEHAMETMMFTFHKFAGDKGYLTKEDLRVLMEKEFPGFLENQKDPLAVDKIMKDLDQCRDGKVGFQSFFSLIAGLTIACNDYFVVHMKQKGKK; via the exons ATGCCGTCTCAAATGGAACACGCCATGGAAACCATGATGTTCACATTTCACAAATTTGCAGGTGATAAAGGTTACTTAACAAAAGAAGACCTCAGAGTACTCATGGAAAAGGAGTTCCCTGGATTTTTGGAA aaTCAAAAAGACCCTCTGGCTGTGGACAAAATAATGAAGGACCTGGACCAGTGTCGAGATGGCAAAGTGGGCTTCCAGAGCTTCTTCTCGCTAATCGCTGGGCTCACCATCGCATGCAATGACTATTTTGTAGTACACATGAAGCAGAAGGGGAAGAAGTAG